The sequence below is a genomic window from Paroedura picta isolate Pp20150507F chromosome 12, Ppicta_v3.0, whole genome shotgun sequence.
CATTCTGGAGGCTGAGGTGTAATGGTCTCCTTAACACTCAAAAATGGTGTTGCTAGATGATACCGCATGAATACCATGGGGGTGAAAAAGTAGGTTCTTTCATTTTATCACCACTGGAGTCGTTTTAAAGCCCTGTTGGCACTGTCATACAGTTACATACGCCTTAGGCCTTTCCAAAATCATGCTGAAAGCAGAGGGAGAGGATACGGCTCATTTGCAAAGCACAGGGCTTGCATGCAGAGCATCCTGGTTCAGcccctggcatttccagctaaAGGACCTaatcaggaggtggtggtggtggtggggggattaTCTGCCCAAaagcctggagagctgctgccatccaGAGGAGAGAATGTTGAGCTTCTAAGATTGATGGTCTGCCTTTGAAAAAGACAATTTTGTGTCTTCAGTGTTTCAGACAGGGGGGTCTCATTGCAAAATTCTGGGGAATGTTTGTCCTCTGGCCATGCTAACAAGCGAAGAACTGCCACGTTCCAAATTGTGAGAACTTTCAAGGAGGACCTGAAAGGGGGTTTCAAAGGCATCGCAGTGAGACCTCAAGCCGTCCAGCCCACAGGAATTCCAGGATGAAAAAGAGGTCTGGGAATAGCCCCAAGTGCATTTGTGATCAGTGAGCAGCAAGAAAATGGATTGTGAGAAAGTTTTGGCATTGTTGCAAACGCAACATCGAAGATACAGCAATGCCCATAGACGCTCCTGAATGTCCAAAAAAGGGTGTGTGTTTGTCTCCCATCCAGACAAGACATGCCTGAGTCAACACCACTAGCTGGATGCCAGCCACATGACTGTCTGGCTCATGATCATGGTGGGGTGGCCCCTTGCCGCATTGTTGCAAGAAGCTCCTTTGCCATCTCTTCTGAGACTGCTGGCGAACCTGTCTTCCTTGGCACCCTGCCCCTGCCGTCACGCACCCCATGGAGACCAAGGAAACAGCAAACAGAAAACGGGGACCACCAGACCAGGCTGAATAATTTATTAAAACTTAGCCGAGTCAGAGCGGCAAAACAAATACATAATTAATAAATACTTTTATTAAATATAAACCCCTCATTTATAACCTTGTGTTTGATAATTAACAGAAAAATAGTGACTATTAAATATTTATGGacacagtggcttacaatgttacaatataacatttctcccccctccccctttaaataATAAAAGCTGGGCAGTATGTTCTACAGATCCCAGCTGGCACTTGCTGAGATCCAGTGAGGGAAATTCTTATAAAGAGTTCTCTCATTATTATTCTGAAGTACTTTCCCCTAGATTCTAGGAGATTCTCCCTCCAGGGAAAAAGTGGTTGGGAGCTGCCACCAATACAAGCTCCAAAAGTGCGCATAGATCACAAGATGTGTACACGGTACACACAAGTACTTGGTTTAAACCAGCTACTTTGAGCTGCTAAGAGCATAATCTATGATTTCGACCTCCCCTTTCTTGTTAGTCATGCCAACGGCTTCGTTAGACTGGGGAGAGGTACAAATGAACCAACCAGGAAAGGCTGCTGATTCGAATTTTGTGGTGTTTCCGACGTCAATTCTGTTGAAGATGAAGCGGCCCAGCTTGGATCTGTCAATGTCTTGGAGGATGTCTGCTGTCTGTCATTGAAAAGAGGATGGTGGGAAAAAGGTAAGTTTTCCATTGCTTCTAAAGCGACAGGTGTAAACATGAGCCCAAACCAGCATAAACATCATCTGTGCAAACCTCATTGTCCAGGCCTTTAATTACCAAACCAGACGGTCTCTTTATGACCTCTTGGCCATCCATCTTGTTTCTGGCTTTGTATTCTGCAGAATACACCCTCTTGGTTCTACTAATTTCCATGCCGGTGCTGCTTAATTGGTCGCAGGACCTGCTTCTCCTTAATGGTCTTGCCACCACTGTTTTGTCATGTGCACAACCATCGTTCTGCAGCATCGGAATGCTACTGACACATCTCTAGATCCCCAGATCAAGACTATGATGTTGGCCATCGATGCGGGGTATCGCTCTGGCATTTCCCTATGTCAGGTCAAGGGCTGATGTGTGTTTGGAAAAAGGAGATGTCTTATGGTTGCTTCCAACTAGACTTTACTGGGAGGTATGAGGAAAAGAGATTGATGGATAGAATGATTGATTTCtatcctgctgctcccagcacagcTAGCTCGCGATGGCTCACAACCAAAAAACCAGTCCCGTTCCAATTAAACAATCCCAATAAAACATCAGTTTACATTAAACAATAACAGCCTTGGTTGCTTATACTAATAACGTATATCAAGCTCTTCAGCATCAACACCTGATTTTTGTTACAGGGCCACAGGTAGTATCTAGTCTGGCCTGCAGATGATATGGAAAGGTGGTACATTCTGAAGCTGAACTGGGGGGCTGCAAGTGGATTCTGATATCCTTATTTTGAATAGTTGAGACTACTGTGGAAGTCCTCTTGCCAGAGTGTTCAGAAGTCCATTCTGATCTCCAGGGCTGAGCAGGGAAGCAACTCATGCTAGAAGTTTGCTCATGCACGCACAACGCTCCTTGTCATGctgtctcctctccctccctctcggaAAAAAACCATTTGATTGACAGGGAAGGGGTGAAATAATGGACTGAATCAGTGATCCGCTGATCAGAGTGTCTGTCCGTGGCATTCTGAATGAGGGAGCAAGCTGGGCATGCCTTACAGAGGATGTCATTCACCTGTAGGCGACTTGAAAGAAAGTGCAAGAGAGCAGATCAACAagaggggggtggtggggggtcaTGGCAGACAagcaagtgtggtgtagtggaagTGAGCCAGTGAAAGTTGCTGCATTGCTTCCCTCAAGGAGTTCCAGCCACACAGCCCTTGCTGCTGACCACATGATTTGCCCTGCCTGGTTCCTCTTCAGCCCTTATCCATCCCAATGGCAAAGGGTAAGAAGCCACTCACTCACCTCCAACTGCAGCTCTGGCTGTCCTTCTGCTCCCTCTTTTGGCACACAAGACAAGCAGAGGTTGCTCCCTTTGATCCCCAGTGCAATAGGATTCTCTACATTGTCTTTTCGACGGTAGACAGCCATTTTTAGCTTCACTGAAAACAACagggaaattatttcagggccaCATTCATGGGGATGCTTCTGTTTGACGTAAAGCTGGGAAGGCAACTCATGTTTCTGGTGAGTTAGGAGTGACTGGGGATTTTACTTTTTGACTAGACTGATGGGAAGAAGAAAGGTGAAGCAGCTGGACCTTACCTGCATGAGTCATGTTAGGTTCTTGCAGGTGCACGGCCACCAGCTGTGCCGGCTGGTTGAGGACAAAGGACTTTTGCTTAATGTCTTGGATGTCATAGGAGATGGCACGTGTGAAGCGGTAAAGGGAATTGTTTGCGTAGGTGAATTCATTATTGTCGAAAGACACCGGTTCTGCAAAGAAAAAGACCAACCAGGTTTAGATTTCATTCTCACATTTCTCACAGTAGCCTGATTGACTCCTTCTAAAACTGGAAGGAGAAATGGAGGGAGAGCAGCAGACTGTGCAGTTGGGCCAGCTCTTAGTCCATGATGGGTCTCAAGCACCCTGTCCTCCTCTTCATGCATGTGGGGTCAAGGCTACGGGCTTCCCTTGGCCACAGAAAGCAGGCTAGCTGTCTGTCTGTGCTTttactccttcccctccctcattCGACACGCCCTGGCTGATCACTCCGTACTTGATACTGTACCTAAGACGGCGTTTAGGATGTTCAGCAAATCGTCATCGGTGAAAACGGTGGCTTTTGCGTTCAACTTCATCTTCTCAACAGCAACCACTATCACCACAGCTTTCTGGAAGCCCTTGGTTGGGACCGTCTTGGAGATCTTTACCTGAATGTCCATCCCACAGGCGCAGTGGATTTGGGAACAGGAAGCACACTGTCTCTGGCTTTGGGAGGCATTCTGTGGGCAAAACAGAAACCAGCTGAATCCTTCTGATAAGCTTCTATCTCCTTGAACATCCTTCCAATAGAAAATTGCTCCATTATGATACTTTCTGCACCCCAGTGCGAGTCAGAGGCAAGAAAATGCCTCTgagctttgggggtgggtgggtgggtgggttttctTCTCCCAGATACAGGCCTGCCATCCATTAAGCAGAGCAGGCACAGTGCTTCAGTCCTATGCTACTTTTAGGGGCCCAtaggaaaatgtttattttttttctgacagaacaaaaatgaaatattttagggcccacaattttttttttgtctaaaatAGATTTTTTGGAAGTATTTTCAGTTGTATAAAAATAATATACCTGTGAATTTCATACTTTAGTGAACAATCCTATATTTgtaaaattaataatttttttatgGCCTAGATAGATAATAATTTACTGTTAAAATTACTTCGGTATCATTtaagaaatcaaaatggggaACACTCTGATATAGTGAGAAGCTTAGCATCTGTAAACAGTATGGCCAATATGGCCTTGGCCATAGGAATCAACTGAGGCCATATTTAGCCTCTGCACAGTTTACTTGTTGCAggggtatttgggcaaaaaaacccaacaacaacacaTTGGCCAGGCCTGGGTGATTTTCAGTGTAAGTTCCTCCTCAGAAGAGGACATGATTTGAGGGGAAATTAATCAAGAAATCATAATTACCTTTGTCAAGCAAGGCTGATCTTCATAGAAAGCTATCTCCTCATTCAGGCTGTAGAAAGAAACAAGTCAAACAAGTCTTAGAAAAAGTAATTGTTGTATTTTAACTAGAATCAGTCTTTACCCTATATGCCTATAAGGTTGGGCATTATATTTTGCTCTCATTTGCACAAGAAGATGCTCATGGGATTATCCCCCAATTTTAGAAACAAACTGGGACTCAAATTCCTTCATTGGCCTTTCTTAAAGAATCAGAGAAATATCATATGAAGGAAGGCTAATATTTTTGGTAGAAGGTAAAGTCTAGAGGTTAGGTGCCTGCTGCTGTGGTCCCAAATTCCTAATTCCCATGGATTGAGACATCCCTAATTTTCTATGGATTATATCTCGATAATATGGCATTTCTCTTTGAAAATGTAAATGCTTATTAAAGTTGCTGCACTGcagtatctgtaaaccgctctggcaggagcagtaaaaataaaagggtaaggggtaagtgggtggagaaaggggcggggtgagtccaggataaaaactcaaaggggccaatcgggagccacaaagcagctcccgattggcccctctgagtgtcagtccggggccaaggggcccaGACGCTCCAGGCCTGCTCAGAGCCCGTTGCTGAAGCCGCGGACTTGATGAGGGGGGCGGCCAAGGGAGGCTTCAGGGCAGCCAAAGGAGCCGGGCCACTCTGAAGCCGCAGGATCAGGCGGGGGAACACGCTGctagctggggcgggggggggggactgcctgcCAACCTGCACTCCCCCAGTCCACGCTCCTCCAGAACTGCTCGACTGTGGCCTGGCCTctgcgcttgggggggggggagactgcctGCCTTCCATCCCTTTCTGCCTCCCCTTCTTAATTCCTTCTTCCCATCCGTTTTCCcccattctttcttctttcctcccatccttttctttgtctccttccttccttccttccttccttccttccttccttccttccttccttccttccttccttccttccttccttccaacccaACACTTTCAAGCATTCCACTCCACCCTATCACCATGCTAGCGCCGGTTGTATTTTCGGCTACAACGGGCTCAACCTACTAGTCATGCAAATATTTTGTTAGCAAATCAAAGTTGGGAAATGGGATATTTCACCACCCTTCTCAGGTAACTTCAACCGATGCAGCAACTCAGTGTTCTTTAGTTTCAAGAAGCAATGGAGAAAATCCCTGAGCATTGGATTGGAATTCAAGGTGTGACCCTACGCTTACCTGCAGAACTCCATCATCTCCTCCTGACATTCTGGGACTCTGGCCATCGTTGATTCTTGGCTAAAAAAAGACAGAAGTGAAGCCAGAgaactatttatttatcaaaAGTATACTTAACATTTTAACCACAAAAATCATTTATGATGGCTTGCAATGAAGTCAGTAAGTTAAAGCAAGTAAATGTTCCGAAAACAAGTTACgctaaaaacaaaaagcaaaaaacaaccccaaactAGAAACTCATAAAATGCTTCAAATGAGGATCTTAAGGCAGCAGAACCTGAACTGACCCAAAACTTCGCAGCACTACAAATCTGAAGCCAAAATAAGCCACAAATGAAAACCTGGCATAACCCAGTTTTGGTGGGACGTTTTAGTGCTCTTTGAAGTTTCTCTGGGACAGAATTGTTTTTACAAATGCCTGGAAGGCCCCCCAAGCAGATATTGTACCTGTAGAAAGAAGAGCGCACCCCGGATCTCTCCAGAGTAGTGGATCCCTGGCTCTGCTGTCTTTGCTGGTGAGAATGTAAGCTGCTGCTACTTTCTCTGGCTTATATACCGGACtgcagccaggggtggggggagaaaccaCCCATGTTTGGAACTTCCCCTTTGTCCCTCACTTCCGAGATCTTTTCTTGAGTTTCACAAGCAATTAAAATTCCACCTCGCCCTCCTCCCAAGAAACAAAGATATGGTTGCGTTGTGGAAGTAAACAACAATACACATATTGTGAAAACAGAGAATTTGGGTGGCCGTTCTTCTGTGGAGAAAAGAATGAATTGTGCATGATGGTATGTTTGGaagaatacctcccccccccccaaaaaaaaaaattccattctGTGAGCCTCCAGAAGATTTTGCCCTGTTTAAATGGCTGGTCAGGGACTTCCTAGTAGGGTTATTAACAGCATGGGTGGCACAatgcaagaaaagaaataattctTGTGCTTCCTTTCCGTTCTTGCTAGTTATCTGCTCCCTACCTAACTACCCCTTCCAGTATAATGCAACAGCTGTTACTTACCCATGGAGGGAGCAGCTGCCCAAATACATAATCCACTTTATCTTGCTTTGGGTCCTGTGTTGATCTGTATATGAGTGTCCTTTTGTGAAAGTGCACATGGATACTTACTGGCTCAACTGGACCTGTGCAGGATTGGTGACTTTCACTAAGAGTCAGGTGGTGTTCATGTCTAGGACACTGGAGAGATCCATTCTATAGGTGAGAAGGACGGACAGCGGCACAGTTTGGTTTGGTGCCCTTGAAATTTCTCCTTCATCCATTTTGCCTTTTAATGTTACTTGGATACAATATTACTTGACCATGTGATGATGTGGGCCCATTTGCTTTTCTGGGTATCCCTGGATTCTGTCTGATTGATCTgtggcttttattattattattattattattattattattattattattattattattattatta
It includes:
- the IL1B gene encoding interleukin-1 beta; protein product: MARVPECQEEMMEFCSLNEEIAFYEDQPCLTKNASQSQRQCASCSQIHCACGMDIQVKISKTVPTKGFQKAVVIVVAVEKMKLNAKATVFTDDDLLNILNAVLEPVSFDNNEFTYANNSLYRFTRAISYDIQDIKQKSFVLNQPAQLVAVHLQEPNMTHAVKLKMAVYRRKDNVENPIALGIKGSNLCLSCVPKEGAEGQPELQLETADILQDIDRSKLGRFIFNRIDVGNTTKFESAAFPGWFICTSPQSNEAVGMTNKKGEVEIIDYALSSSK